A portion of the Capsicum annuum cultivar UCD-10X-F1 unplaced genomic scaffold, UCD10Xv1.1 ctg63746, whole genome shotgun sequence genome contains these proteins:
- the LOC124893680 gene encoding secreted RxLR effector protein 161-like encodes MKEAKEISTPISTAAKLELDETGLDVEKKLYRGMIGSLLYLTASRPDIVFSVGLSSRFQAKPKESHLKSVKRIFRYLKGTSDLGLRYPKGSNFNLVGYLDANYVGCLVDRKSTTGMTHFLGSCLITGSTKKQNLVALSTAEVEYAA; translated from the coding sequence ATGAAAGAGGCAAAAGAGATAAGTACTCCTATTTCCACTGCCGCAAAGCTGGAATTGGATGAAACAGGTTTAGATGTAGAGAAAAAGTTGTATAGAGGTATGATAGGGTCATTATTGTACCTCACAGCAAGCAGGCCTGACATTGTGTTTAGTGTTGGGCTAAGTTCTAGGTTTCAAGCAAAACCCAAAGAATCACATCTAAAATCTGTGAAGAGAATCTTCAGATACTTGAAGGGAACCAGTGATCTTGGCTTACGGTACcccaaaggtagtaactttaaCCTGGTAGGTTACTTAGATGCTAATTATGTAGGATGTCTAGTGGACAGGAAAAGCACTACAGGAATGAcacacttccttggatcatgtttgattactGGGTCTACTAAGAAGCAAAATTTAGTTGCTTTGTCTACTGCTGAAGTTGAATATGCTGCT